In the Candidatus Anaeroferrophillus wilburensis genome, ATGATCTGCCGTTTCAGGTGGCCGTCGGCGTTGTCCTCGTAGCCGTTGTGGCGGTACTGGGACACCGGCTCGTGGGGGGCCAGCTTTTCCAGCCAGCCGTCGAAGTCGTGATGGAGCCCAGACTCATCATCTTTGATGAACACCGAGGCGGTAATGTGCATCGCGTTGACAACGAGAAACTAGCACCATCAACATG is a window encoding:
- a CDS encoding YjbQ family protein — encoded protein: MHITASVFIKDDESGLHHDFDGWLEKLAPHEPVSQYRHNGYEDNADGHLKRQIMRREVVVVTEGQLDFGPWEQIFYGEFDGRRKKRVLVKIIGA